A genomic segment from Psychrobacter arcticus 273-4 encodes:
- a CDS encoding cell division protein ZapA, with protein MTDNHNKITEKQLQNSPVKKSQVENSQAQKIVSNNANMQSSAAAKVNSAPEPQIKKVDIAIAGVTYPIYCPVHEQEELRSAVSYINDYALNLKRDAPSLSQESLLVLCCLNLYEKIQTHERNEKDHGQQDKQSMALLNKVIQDAHSIL; from the coding sequence ATGACCGACAACCATAACAAAATCACAGAAAAACAGCTGCAAAATAGCCCAGTAAAAAAATCTCAAGTAGAAAATAGTCAGGCACAAAAAATTGTATCAAATAATGCAAATATGCAAAGCAGCGCCGCTGCTAAAGTAAATAGCGCACCTGAGCCGCAAATCAAGAAAGTAGATATTGCAATAGCAGGGGTGACCTATCCTATCTATTGCCCAGTACATGAACAAGAAGAGTTACGTTCAGCAGTTTCTTATATCAACGACTATGCACTCAATCTAAAAAGAGACGCACCGAGTCTTAGCCAAGAAAGCTTATTGGTATTATGCTGCTTAAATTTATATGAGAAAATCCAAACTCATGAAAGAAACGAAAAAGATCATGGGCAACAGGATAAGCAGTCTATGGCTTTGCTAAATAAAGTTATTCAAGACGCTCATTCTATTTTATAA